The Quercus robur chromosome 3, dhQueRobu3.1, whole genome shotgun sequence DNA segment ctcaattagtTTCTTTTCTAGTCTTCTTTTATTAGTCATACGCAAATCTAAGAAACAATGGAACCTTGTCAAAACAACATAGCCTTCGACCATAACGCACCATGTCCACGTCCGGACAGCTACAACAACGAAAGTGGAATTTTGGTTTTCGCTTTTATTATGCtggtattattttattggtacGTGTGTCACGTTTGGTTAATAATCCGCAGAATATTTCCGGAGACTCAGAGTACTGATGATCATGGCCATGGCCGACTCAACAGATTGCCTGCCAATTCTTCTGAAGGACAGGATCCCACCGCCAAACGTGCTGGCCGTGGGGAAGGACTCGACCTCTACGCAAATTTGTACCAAATTGACAGCTGCGCTATTTGTCTCACTGAGTTCGAGGAGAACAATGgcgaggatgaggccgaggccatgAAGGTGAAGGTGATTCCGTTTTGTAAGCACGTCTTTCATCCTGATTGCCTTGACACTTGGCTCTCGGCGCATAGTACCTGCCCTATTTGTGGATCCAAAATTGATGATCAGGGTGTGAATAAGGAGAAGATCATGTGTGAAGGCGAATATCAGCTGAGCATGCAGGGTGTGATGAGTACTACTAAGTCATCATCAGGTGATCAAACATA contains these protein-coding regions:
- the LOC126719531 gene encoding RING-H2 finger protein ATL39-like, translated to MEPCQNNIAFDHNAPCPRPDSYNNESGILVFAFIMLVLFYWYVCHVWLIIRRIFPETQSTDDHGHGRLNRLPANSSEGQDPTAKRAGRGEGLDLYANLYQIDSCAICLTEFEENNGEDEAEAMKVKVIPFCKHVFHPDCLDTWLSAHSTCPICGSKIDDQGVNKEKIMCEGEYQLSMQGVMSTTKSSSGDQTYMTMTVGNVHDHVCIEIHDHI